One genomic region from Thermodesulfobacteriota bacterium encodes:
- a CDS encoding Ni/Fe hydrogenase subunit alpha: protein MSKSAKRELHIRVDHLTRVEGHGNIVVNVSNGKIEDCRWEVVEAPRFFEAMVRGRKWYEMHHITCRICGICSIGHTLASLQATEAALGIEVSEQTVLLRKLALHAENLQSHILHVGYLVLPDLMGVGSVVPLAGSHPAELKTVIRIHRLSNEFSDTICGRTTHPQRLVPGGFVKYPKVDELKKLRQGLTEALSDLKEVARLVCSLAERFPAFSRETEYIALKSNQEYAMYHGQVGSSDGGTWAPGQYKEVTNEFCVPHSTAKYTKHNRDSYMVGALARFNLNSDRLTPEARAVAGLFKLKPVCYNSFMNNVAQIVECVHSVEDSINIIDRALGRGLALEDIPPIKVCAGRGVSAVEVPRGILFHDYQYDDAGTCIGANLIIPTNQNHNNIYHDLQALLPSLLGKPEKEIELGLEMLVRAYDPCISCSAHYLKVKFKK, encoded by the coding sequence ATGAGCAAGTCTGCTAAACGGGAACTTCATATCCGGGTGGATCATTTAACGCGGGTGGAAGGGCATGGCAATATAGTAGTCAATGTCTCCAACGGCAAGATCGAGGATTGCCGCTGGGAGGTAGTGGAGGCCCCCCGGTTTTTCGAGGCCATGGTCAGAGGACGAAAATGGTATGAGATGCATCACATTACCTGCCGCATCTGCGGGATATGTTCCATCGGGCATACCTTAGCCTCGCTCCAGGCCACGGAAGCGGCCTTGGGTATTGAGGTCTCGGAGCAGACCGTGCTCCTTCGCAAGCTGGCTCTCCATGCGGAAAACCTGCAGAGCCATATTCTCCATGTGGGCTATCTTGTTTTGCCGGACCTGATGGGTGTGGGTAGCGTTGTACCACTGGCCGGATCTCATCCGGCTGAGTTGAAGACTGTTATTCGTATTCACCGCTTATCTAACGAGTTTAGTGATACGATTTGCGGCCGCACTACGCATCCGCAAAGGCTGGTTCCGGGTGGATTTGTCAAGTATCCAAAGGTGGATGAGTTAAAGAAACTGCGCCAGGGGCTTACAGAGGCGCTTTCTGATCTGAAAGAAGTAGCCCGGTTAGTCTGTTCATTGGCGGAACGCTTTCCGGCATTTAGCCGGGAAACAGAGTATATCGCCCTCAAGTCAAACCAGGAATATGCCATGTACCACGGCCAGGTCGGTTCAAGCGATGGAGGGACATGGGCGCCGGGCCAGTATAAAGAGGTAACTAACGAGTTTTGCGTTCCGCACTCCACGGCCAAATATACAAAACATAACCGCGATTCTTACATGGTGGGGGCCTTGGCCCGGTTCAATCTGAACTCCGACAGACTTACCCCGGAAGCCAGGGCCGTGGCCGGGCTCTTTAAACTTAAGCCGGTTTGTTATAACAGCTTCATGAATAACGTGGCCCAGATCGTGGAGTGTGTACATTCTGTAGAGGATTCCATAAACATTATAGATAGAGCCCTCGGCCGGGGTCTGGCGCTGGAGGATATTCCACCTATCAAGGTGTGCGCCGGCCGCGGGGTGTCTGCCGTGGAAGTCCCACGCGGGATACTCTTCCATGATTACCAGTACGATGACGCCGGGACATGTATCGGGGCCAATCTGATCATCCCAACCAACCAGAACCACAATAACATCTATCACGACCTGCAGGCCCTTTTACCTTCATTGCTGGGTAAGCCGGAGAAAGAGATAGAATTGGGGTTGGAGATGCTGGTTCGGGCCTATGACCCGTGTATTTCGTGTTCGGCACACTATCTTAAGGTGAAGTTTAAAAAATAG
- a CDS encoding NADH:ubiquinone oxidoreductase — translation MSKPRVAIFDFAGCEGDQLQIVNLEEVVLDVLGQVEIVTWREAMKEQSDHYDIALVEGSITRKSDEERIKAIREKAGILVAIGACATIGGINCMKNFQDEKFVRRYVYGDKAHWYNTYAARPVSAVVPVDANVHGCPINREEFVQVLKALLQGKKPFIPNYPVCVDCKKAGNVCVLLKGQFCMGPVTRAGCGACCITEGAYCWGCRGLVDDPNMDAARELLGRFGISAGEALGQIRLYDGYREEAR, via the coding sequence ATGAGCAAGCCAAGGGTGGCCATCTTTGATTTTGCCGGCTGCGAGGGCGATCAGTTGCAGATCGTTAACCTGGAAGAGGTCGTGCTGGATGTCTTGGGACAGGTGGAGATAGTCACCTGGCGTGAGGCCATGAAGGAGCAGAGCGACCATTATGACATTGCCCTGGTAGAAGGTTCTATCACCCGAAAGAGTGACGAAGAACGGATAAAAGCCATCCGGGAAAAGGCCGGGATACTGGTGGCCATAGGGGCCTGTGCTACTATCGGCGGGATTAATTGCATGAAGAATTTTCAGGATGAAAAATTCGTGCGGCGCTATGTCTATGGCGATAAGGCCCATTGGTATAATACTTATGCGGCCCGACCGGTTTCGGCAGTAGTTCCGGTAGATGCCAATGTCCACGGTTGCCCGATAAACCGTGAGGAGTTTGTCCAGGTACTCAAGGCCCTGTTGCAGGGCAAGAAGCCTTTTATCCCCAATTATCCGGTGTGTGTGGATTGTAAGAAGGCGGGGAATGTCTGTGTGCTTCTCAAGGGCCAGTTTTGTATGGGGCCGGTGACCAGGGCCGGCTGCGGGGCCTGTTGTATTACCGAGGGGGCCTATTGCTGGGGCTGCCGCGGCCTGGTAGATGACCCCAATATGGATGCTGCCCGCGAGCTGTTGGGGCGTTTTGGCATCTCTGCCGGTGAAGCACTTGGGCAAATAAGGCTTTACGATGGGTATCGGGAGGAGGCCAGATGA
- a CDS encoding FAD/NAD(P)-binding protein yields the protein MGAPSPYLPGLATIMKIEEQTAMEKLFVVRPNDGKPLGHKPGQFVEVSVFGVGECPISVSSAPNKKADFEMCVRRAGNVTNALHNLKVGDVIGIRGPYGTHFPVEDLKGKDLLFVAGGLGIVPLRSFINYALERRKDYGRIIVLFGARTPADRLFKAEIASLARRPDLEYLETVDVGDASWKGNVGVITTLFPKFTIDPKKTYAIMVGPPVMYRFAIAAAKAKGLADDHIIVSLERKMKCGLGKCGHCQMGPVYVCQEGPVFNFAAIKNLEEALS from the coding sequence ATGGGCGCACCATCTCCCTACCTGCCCGGTCTGGCCACCATTATGAAGATCGAAGAGCAGACGGCTATGGAAAAGCTGTTTGTAGTCCGTCCTAATGATGGGAAGCCTCTGGGGCATAAGCCGGGACAGTTCGTCGAGGTTTCTGTATTTGGTGTGGGTGAATGTCCTATTTCGGTCTCTTCGGCGCCCAACAAAAAAGCAGATTTTGAGATGTGTGTGCGCCGGGCCGGCAATGTTACCAACGCCTTGCATAACCTGAAAGTGGGAGATGTTATCGGCATACGCGGCCCTTATGGCACGCACTTCCCGGTTGAGGATCTCAAAGGTAAAGATCTTCTATTTGTGGCCGGGGGGCTGGGAATCGTGCCCTTGAGGTCCTTTATCAACTATGCCCTGGAAAGGCGAAAGGATTACGGCAGAATAATCGTACTCTTCGGGGCGCGAACACCGGCCGACCGTCTTTTCAAGGCAGAGATTGCCTCCCTGGCAAGGCGTCCGGACCTTGAATACCTGGAGACCGTGGATGTAGGCGATGCCTCCTGGAAGGGCAATGTGGGGGTCATTACCACCCTTTTCCCGAAGTTTACCATTGATCCTAAAAAGACGTATGCCATTATGGTTGGACCGCCGGTGATGTATCGCTTCGCCATAGCCGCGGCCAAGGCCAAGGGTCTGGCCGATGATCATATCATCGTTTCCCTTGAGAGGAAGATGAAGTGCGGTTTAGGCAAGTGCGGCCACTGTCAGATGGGTCCGGTTTATGTCTGTCAGGAGGGGCCGGTGTTTAACTTTGCGGCGATAAAGAATCTGGAGGAGGCCTTGTCATGA
- a CDS encoding 4Fe-4S dicluster domain-containing protein, which yields MSLAIIEKEGLHLFVAELLRQKNTVVGVKDQSAVSSIPGDSGFYTYAPINSPGEMTLSFDVTLIPPKKYLLPAYEQLLTFNLSPGSIKADAPKEELIIFGVHPYDIIAINQMDKVFSAVPQDNHYLERRKRTTIIGIDSVKVAPRAFWSSMGADTVAGGFDLMLTDIGQCYVVDVGSKKGASLLKMAPRTREAAPAEVKERDKVRAEARKRCDANRLSFSYLELPSLLDGNEEHVIWEEKSHLCFSCGTCNLVCPTCYCFDVRDDVSIDLKKGSRNRTWDGCLLSDFARVAGGGNFRGHRADRYRHRFYRKGQFIYRRFGDIACVGCGRCSAQCPSDIADPVAVFNRLKEGI from the coding sequence ATGAGCCTGGCAATTATTGAGAAAGAAGGACTGCATTTGTTTGTGGCGGAGCTTTTGCGCCAGAAGAATACCGTGGTCGGCGTAAAGGACCAGTCGGCAGTTTCTTCCATACCCGGGGATAGCGGCTTTTACACTTATGCTCCGATTAATTCACCGGGGGAGATGACCCTTTCTTTTGATGTTACGCTTATCCCTCCCAAGAAATACCTCTTACCGGCCTATGAGCAGCTTTTGACCTTTAACCTGTCGCCGGGGTCAATCAAGGCGGATGCACCGAAAGAAGAGTTGATTATTTTTGGCGTACACCCGTATGACATTATAGCCATAAACCAGATGGATAAAGTGTTTTCCGCTGTTCCTCAGGATAATCACTACCTTGAACGTCGTAAGCGGACTACGATTATCGGCATCGATTCGGTTAAGGTGGCGCCCAGGGCCTTCTGGAGCAGCATGGGGGCTGATACTGTGGCGGGTGGTTTCGATTTGATGTTGACGGATATCGGGCAGTGTTATGTAGTGGACGTGGGCAGCAAGAAAGGGGCTTCGCTTCTCAAGATGGCCCCCCGGACCAGGGAAGCTGCGCCGGCTGAGGTGAAAGAAAGGGACAAGGTACGGGCGGAGGCGAGAAAACGTTGCGATGCCAACCGGTTGAGTTTTTCTTATCTTGAACTCCCTTCCCTTTTAGATGGCAATGAGGAACACGTTATCTGGGAGGAAAAGTCCCATCTTTGTTTTAGTTGCGGGACCTGTAATTTAGTATGTCCAACCTGCTACTGTTTTGATGTTCGGGACGATGTCTCCATAGACCTTAAAAAAGGCAGCCGCAATCGTACCTGGGATGGGTGTCTTTTGAGCGACTTTGCCCGGGTAGCGGGCGGCGGTAATTTCCGCGGCCATCGGGCCGACCGCTACCGCCACCGTTTTTATCGTAAGGGGCAGTTTATATACAGGCGTTTTGGCGATATTGCCTGTGTGGGGTGTGGACGTTGTTCCGCACAATGCCCGTCTGATATAGCCGATCCCGTAGCGGTCTTTAATCGTTTGAAGGAGGGTATCTAA
- the pyrR gene encoding bifunctional pyr operon transcriptional regulator/uracil phosphoribosyltransferase PyrR encodes MSKEITLMDEKEINRVLTRMAHQILERNKGVEGLALVGIRTGGVFLAQRLKEKIMHTEQADVPMGILDITLYRDDWSMIGRQPLVHKTEIGFPVEDQKIILVDDVLFTGRTIRAALDALMDFGRPRGVELAVLVDRGHRELPIEPQYIGKKINTACSERVNVFLKEVGGEDKVILETGSGLEKR; translated from the coding sequence ATGTCCAAAGAAATAACATTGATGGATGAGAAAGAGATTAACCGTGTTTTGACCAGAATGGCTCACCAGATCCTGGAGAGGAACAAGGGGGTAGAGGGGCTGGCTCTCGTAGGCATTCGAACCGGTGGTGTTTTTCTGGCCCAGCGTCTGAAGGAAAAAATTATGCATACGGAACAGGCGGATGTGCCCATGGGCATACTGGACATAACCCTTTATCGTGATGACTGGAGTATGATTGGTCGCCAGCCATTGGTTCATAAAACAGAGATAGGTTTCCCTGTCGAGGATCAAAAGATTATCTTAGTGGACGATGTCCTTTTTACCGGGCGCACGATTAGGGCGGCACTGGACGCCCTAATGGATTTTGGGCGTCCCAGAGGGGTAGAGTTGGCGGTACTCGTAGATCGCGGGCATCGGGAGTTGCCCATCGAGCCTCAATATATAGGCAAAAAAATCAATACCGCCTGTTCCGAGAGGGTAAACGTCTTTTTAAAAGAGGTGGGTGGGGAAGATAAGGTTATCCTGGAGACAGGGTCCGGGCTTGAGAAAAGGTGA
- a CDS encoding phosphotransacetylase family protein produces MVTLYVSSTAGYSGKSMVTMGIGAQLQKDGFSVGYQKPVGILPEEVEGILTDKDAWFIYRFLKLSDPLELVCPVVITQDVLIDALREDMKGLDRKIIKAFKSLTINKDVMIVGGSGSFHTGSYMGIPATKLVKRLEAKIVLIDRYRGDFYVDSILDAQDNFKEHLAGVILNNITSEYMSDVQELIVPYLEKKGISVLGVVPYDPLMASVKVEYIAEQLGGKVICCHHRLDNLVEQFLIGGMQVNMFLEYFRKSKNVGVIVGGDRSDIQLASIEGGARCILLTGNLYPNDIIIGRAEEKGIPIVVLSGDTYTIAKSMEKLSFRIRLRETEKVERGVHLIKEYVDFDRLYAKLGLKKE; encoded by the coding sequence ATGGTTACATTATATGTGAGTTCTACGGCCGGTTATTCCGGCAAGAGTATGGTTACCATGGGTATTGGCGCCCAATTGCAGAAGGACGGTTTTAGTGTTGGCTACCAGAAGCCTGTGGGGATACTGCCGGAAGAAGTTGAAGGCATCCTTACGGACAAAGATGCGTGGTTTATATATCGTTTTTTAAAACTTTCCGATCCCCTGGAGCTCGTTTGCCCGGTGGTCATCACTCAGGATGTCTTGATAGACGCCTTGCGTGAGGATATGAAAGGACTGGATCGCAAGATCATCAAGGCCTTTAAGTCCCTGACCATAAACAAGGATGTTATGATAGTGGGCGGTTCGGGCAGTTTTCATACCGGTAGTTACATGGGCATACCGGCAACTAAATTAGTAAAGAGGCTTGAGGCGAAAATTGTCCTCATCGACCGGTATCGGGGGGATTTTTATGTCGACAGCATACTGGATGCCCAGGATAATTTCAAGGAGCACCTCGCCGGTGTCATTTTGAATAATATAACGTCTGAATATATGAGCGATGTACAGGAATTAATAGTACCTTATCTGGAGAAAAAAGGGATAAGTGTCCTGGGGGTAGTGCCTTATGATCCTCTGATGGCCTCGGTCAAGGTGGAATATATAGCGGAACAACTGGGCGGGAAAGTCATCTGCTGTCATCATCGCCTGGATAATCTGGTGGAACAGTTTCTGATCGGAGGCATGCAGGTTAACATGTTCTTGGAATATTTCAGAAAGTCTAAGAATGTGGGGGTCATTGTGGGAGGGGATCGGTCGGATATCCAACTGGCTTCCATAGAAGGCGGGGCCAGATGTATTTTGTTGACCGGCAACTTATATCCTAATGACATAATTATCGGTCGAGCTGAGGAAAAGGGAATTCCCATCGTTGTCCTGTCCGGCGACACCTATACTATTGCCAAGAGTATGGAGAAGCTCTCTTTTCGTATAAGGCTGCGCGAGACGGAAAAGGTAGAAAGAGGCGTCCATCTTATTAAGGAATATGTCGATTTTGATCGCCTGTATGCCAAGCTTGGTCTGAAGAAAGAATAA
- a CDS encoding acetate--CoA ligase codes for MLEHFFSPRSVAVVGASRQPGKVGYDVLKNMMSYGYQGQIYPVNPAATEILGTKAYPNLVSVPGPVDLAVICVPASHVIQVVEECAASKIDSIVVITAGFKEVGPEGARLERELKEAINRYGIRMVGPNCVGLIDTASGVNASFAAGMPLKGNIGFFSQSGALCVAILDWSLAEDIGFSKFVSLGNKTDISEIEMLLALSEDPQTKVVLGYLEGINDGLAFMDVAREVSKKKPIILIKSGTTASGAKAASSHTGALAGSDAAFQAAFRQSGVIRAHSINDLFNYAMAFAYQPLPKGPNIAIITNSGGPGIIAADACDRSNLILASLNKETIDKLRKILPPIASFYNPVDIIGDAGAERYRDTLAIIQADDQVHAILILLTPTAMVDVAETARAVAELAKQSPKPVFASFLGKKRVEEGRKILLREGIPHYNYPEDAIAAMDSMYRQRLWVDEPPRTHLCYRADRDKVWQIFDRVRDENRNQLIEAEAREVLQAYGFKIPANILARTSREAVTAANSIGYPVVMKIAAHQIIHKSDIGGVILGIKTAKEVERAFFEITSRARARAPQAPILGVMVQEMITGGREVILGLSKDPQFGTLIMFGLGGVYVEVLKDVSFRVAPLAREDAHEMVREIRSFPLLRGVRGEQSADIEAVEEALLIMSQLAQDFPEIVEADVNPLLAKSRGEGVIAVDARFTIRGA; via the coding sequence ATGTTAGAACACTTTTTCAGCCCCCGTTCCGTAGCTGTAGTCGGCGCCTCACGTCAGCCGGGCAAGGTCGGGTATGACGTCTTAAAAAACATGATGAGCTATGGATACCAGGGGCAGATTTATCCCGTTAATCCCGCTGCCACGGAGATACTGGGCACTAAGGCCTACCCGAACCTGGTCTCCGTACCCGGCCCGGTTGACCTGGCCGTAATTTGCGTGCCCGCGTCTCATGTAATTCAGGTAGTCGAGGAATGCGCGGCCAGCAAAATCGACTCGATAGTGGTTATCACGGCGGGATTCAAGGAGGTCGGGCCGGAAGGGGCCCGGCTGGAGCGCGAATTAAAGGAGGCCATCAATAGATACGGCATACGTATGGTTGGCCCCAATTGTGTCGGCCTGATCGATACGGCCTCCGGGGTTAATGCCTCTTTTGCGGCAGGCATGCCGCTTAAAGGCAACATCGGCTTTTTTTCCCAATCCGGGGCCTTGTGTGTGGCTATCCTGGACTGGTCTCTGGCCGAAGACATCGGCTTTTCCAAGTTCGTCAGCCTGGGGAATAAGACGGACATCTCCGAGATAGAGATGCTGCTGGCCCTGTCGGAAGATCCGCAGACCAAGGTTGTCCTGGGGTATCTGGAGGGCATAAATGACGGTCTGGCCTTTATGGACGTGGCCAGGGAGGTTTCCAAAAAGAAGCCCATTATTCTCATCAAGTCAGGCACCACGGCCTCCGGCGCTAAGGCGGCGTCCTCGCATACCGGCGCGCTGGCCGGCTCGGATGCGGCGTTTCAGGCCGCCTTTCGCCAGAGCGGCGTTATCCGCGCCCATTCTATCAATGACCTGTTCAATTACGCCATGGCCTTTGCCTACCAGCCTTTGCCTAAAGGTCCCAATATAGCCATTATCACCAACTCCGGTGGGCCGGGCATAATAGCCGCGGATGCCTGTGACCGCTCCAATCTCATACTGGCCTCCTTAAATAAGGAGACCATAGATAAGCTCCGAAAAATACTGCCGCCTATCGCCTCCTTTTATAATCCGGTGGATATTATCGGCGATGCGGGAGCGGAGCGTTACCGTGATACCCTGGCCATCATACAGGCAGACGATCAGGTACACGCCATCCTGATCTTGCTGACACCCACGGCTATGGTGGACGTGGCCGAAACGGCCAGGGCTGTTGCCGAACTTGCGAAACAATCGCCGAAACCGGTCTTTGCTTCCTTTCTGGGGAAGAAACGTGTAGAAGAAGGGAGAAAAATATTATTACGGGAGGGCATCCCGCATTATAATTATCCTGAGGATGCCATAGCCGCTATGGATAGTATGTACCGCCAGCGTTTATGGGTGGATGAGCCCCCACGCACGCATCTTTGTTACCGGGCGGATCGGGACAAGGTATGGCAGATATTTGACCGGGTGCGCGATGAAAACCGTAATCAACTTATAGAAGCTGAGGCGCGGGAAGTTCTCCAGGCCTATGGGTTTAAGATTCCGGCCAATATCCTGGCCCGTACCTCAAGGGAGGCGGTGACTGCTGCCAATAGTATCGGGTATCCCGTAGTTATGAAGATTGCCGCGCACCAAATTATTCACAAGAGTGACATAGGCGGCGTTATTCTGGGCATTAAGACGGCAAAAGAGGTAGAGAGAGCGTTTTTTGAGATTACCTCACGGGCACGGGCCAGGGCTCCTCAGGCCCCTATCCTCGGGGTGATGGTACAGGAGATGATTACAGGGGGTAGAGAGGTCATCCTGGGTCTGAGTAAGGATCCGCAGTTCGGGACGTTGATTATGTTCGGCTTAGGTGGTGTTTATGTAGAAGTACTTAAGGATGTATCTTTCCGTGTGGCGCCTTTAGCCAGGGAAGATGCCCATGAGATGGTGAGGGAGATAAGGTCTTTTCCCCTTTTACGCGGGGTGCGGGGAGAACAATCTGCAGATATTGAGGCCGTTGAGGAAGCCCTGCTTATAATGTCTCAACTGGCCCAGGATTTTCCGGAGATTGTGGAAGCCGACGTAAATCCCCTGCTGGCCAAATCCAGGGGCGAAGGGGTCATAGCGGTTGATGCCAGGTTTACCATAAGGGGGGCCTAA
- a CDS encoding anion permease, whose amino-acid sequence MQPIPIIASVLIALSVGSNDTSNALGICIGCRIISFRRAVILFGVFVLIGILLQGRKVMKTVGKDIVEMDLRILGISLLVSAILIIISNWRRLPVSTHQVIIGSLTGSGTALGADVNYGSLFEIFLSWALSPLAAFFASIMLYRAMEKTLSKLPFLQIERIIRVLLLASGIIIAYTTGANELATILGPIIHAGLIDETWAFLGGSFLVFLGAVLLSNRIIETIGSGITALDPYSGFAAQFGAGCCVFLFTSLGMPISTTYCIIGGITGIGVLKGTGTVSVNLLKKIALSWILAPALAFLTCFTIIRTLI is encoded by the coding sequence ATGCAGCCCATTCCAATTATAGCTTCTGTTCTTATAGCTCTTAGTGTTGGTTCCAACGATACCTCCAATGCCCTGGGAATATGTATAGGATGCAGGATAATATCCTTTAGAAGGGCTGTAATCCTCTTTGGGGTATTTGTTCTGATTGGAATACTGTTGCAAGGCCGAAAGGTGATGAAGACGGTTGGAAAAGATATTGTAGAAATGGATTTGCGTATTTTGGGGATATCTTTGCTGGTATCCGCCATTTTGATAATTATTTCCAACTGGAGGAGGCTGCCGGTTTCCACCCATCAGGTGATAATCGGAAGCTTAACCGGCTCTGGAACCGCCCTGGGGGCAGACGTGAACTACGGGTCACTTTTTGAGATTTTTCTTTCGTGGGCGCTATCTCCCCTGGCGGCCTTTTTTGCGTCAATTATGCTATACCGGGCCATGGAAAAGACCCTCTCCAAATTACCCTTCCTGCAAATTGAAAGGATTATCAGGGTGCTATTGCTCGCAAGCGGGATTATCATAGCCTACACTACCGGAGCTAATGAGCTTGCCACCATCCTGGGACCAATCATTCATGCCGGTTTGATCGATGAGACATGGGCCTTTTTAGGAGGCTCTTTTTTAGTGTTCCTTGGCGCCGTTCTTTTAAGCAACCGGATAATAGAGACCATCGGAAGTGGAATAACGGCATTAGATCCTTATTCAGGATTTGCCGCACAGTTTGGCGCCGGGTGTTGCGTTTTTCTTTTTACTTCCCTGGGCATGCCGATTTCAACAACCTATTGCATTATTGGTGGAATTACCGGCATCGGGGTGCTAAAAGGAACCGGCACTGTAAGTGTTAATCTACTAAAAAAGATAGCGTTAAGCTGGATTCTGGCGCCTGCTCTAGCCTTTTTAACTTGTTTCACAATCATTAGAACTCTGATCTGA
- a CDS encoding TIGR00153 family protein — MLKELFLGGKKELEVVDKMKKHMGFLCSACTTLKAAIENWDKELISSVSDLEREGDIVRREIFSNIYEGAFLPFLRPNICRFVEIVDNALDVTKDAAIEYTDLELDEETKDDCARIADISAKMCEMLLAAIETLSGRADLREKSLAIRIYEKKVDEIEFDLLKRLRTKEIKNFWEGKALSDFIHDLTSISDLIEDASDYLQIINISLR, encoded by the coding sequence GTGCTTAAAGAACTGTTTCTGGGCGGCAAGAAGGAACTGGAAGTCGTAGATAAGATGAAGAAACACATGGGGTTTCTTTGTTCAGCCTGTACGACCCTTAAGGCCGCGATAGAGAACTGGGATAAGGAGTTAATATCGAGTGTCTCCGATTTGGAAAGAGAGGGAGATATAGTAAGGAGGGAGATATTTTCAAATATCTATGAAGGGGCCTTTTTACCGTTTCTACGGCCTAATATATGCAGATTCGTGGAGATAGTAGATAATGCCCTGGACGTAACGAAAGATGCGGCTATTGAATACACGGATTTAGAGTTAGATGAAGAAACAAAGGATGATTGTGCCAGAATTGCGGACATCAGTGCGAAGATGTGCGAGATGCTTTTAGCGGCCATTGAGACATTATCCGGACGTGCTGATTTGAGAGAAAAAAGCCTGGCTATTAGAATTTATGAAAAGAAGGTTGATGAGATAGAATTTGACCTGCTCAAAAGGCTCCGGACAAAAGAGATTAAAAACTTCTGGGAGGGCAAAGCACTCTCTGATTTTATACATGATCTTACCAGCATAAGCGATTTAATCGAAGATGCCAGTGATTATCTGCAGATAATAAATATAAGCCTACGATGA
- a CDS encoding CBS domain-containing protein has protein sequence MKVEEVMNKKIEYIQPEATVYDAIEKMVDKRIRSLLVNPKDEQDVYGLITVRDIVFKIINKNLNPRKIKVGEITSKPLVCVTKDMPIEHVMALMEKFNIARVIVCEEGKVRGVVSLFDVMAGSLIEKAIEGHSA, from the coding sequence ATGAAGGTAGAAGAGGTAATGAACAAAAAGATAGAATACATACAACCCGAGGCCACGGTGTACGATGCCATAGAAAAGATGGTTGATAAAAGGATCCGGTCTTTACTGGTAAATCCCAAGGATGAACAGGATGTTTATGGATTAATCACGGTAAGAGATATTGTGTTTAAGATCATAAATAAGAATCTTAACCCAAGGAAAATAAAGGTCGGAGAAATTACTTCCAAGCCATTGGTATGTGTTACCAAAGACATGCCCATCGAGCATGTCATGGCCTTGATGGAAAAGTTTAATATTGCCAGGGTCATTGTCTGTGAAGAAGGCAAAGTCCGCGGGGTTGTATCTTTATTTGATGTCATGGCTGGTTCGCTGATAGAGAAAGCAATAGAGGGGCATAGTGCTTAA
- a CDS encoding DUF2283 domain-containing protein, with amino-acid sequence MGEAIKVWYDKEGDYLEVLFERKTGYFKETENDAVMEKVDNEGNVIGFSILKVSTLKEQTPLSIELKKHVA; translated from the coding sequence ATGGGAGAAGCAATAAAAGTTTGGTATGATAAAGAAGGGGATTATCTTGAAGTTCTCTTTGAACGAAAGACGGGCTATTTCAAAGAAACAGAAAATGACGCAGTGATGGAAAAAGTAGATAATGAAGGGAATGTCATTGGATTTTCCATATTGAAAGTTAGTACGCTGAAAGAGCAAACACCTCTCTCAATCGAACTGAAGAAACACGTCGCCTAA